One genomic window of Bradyrhizobium sp. B124 includes the following:
- the nifE gene encoding nitrogenase iron-molybdenum cofactor biosynthesis protein NifE, producing MNSLAATVQNIFDEPGCARNGSKSEAERKKGCTKQLQPGSAAGGCAFDGAKIALQPFTDVAHLVHGPIACEGNSWDNRGAVSSGSNLWRTAFTTDMNETDIVFGGEKRLCKAIKEIVDKRDPPAIFVYQTCIPAMIGDDIDAVCKAASKRFGKPVIPINSPGFVGSKNLGNKLAGEALLDHVIGTREPDCTTPYDINLIGEYNLSGELWQVKPLLDELGIRILSCISGDGKYGEVASSHRARAAMLVCSKAMINVARKMEERYGIPFFEGSFYGIQDSSDSLRQIARLLVERGAPKDLLGRTEAVIAREQARAWAAIEPYQPRLKGKKALLITGGVKSWSVVAALQEAGLELVGTSVKKSTKEDKQRIRELVGQDARMIEDMTPGEMDKMLKDAKADIMLSGGKSQFVALKAAVPWLDINQERCHAYMGYVGVVKLVEEIDKSLSNPMWEQLRRPAPWEALARAKVQMQSPVAGIARDPALAETARRARKICFCNTVDLGTIEDAIYGHDLRTVEAVREYTNAVGGCCKRRIEGILVSSPSAMLQATE from the coding sequence ATGAATTCGCTAGCGGCCACGGTCCAGAATATTTTTGACGAGCCCGGCTGCGCCAGGAATGGCAGTAAGTCGGAGGCTGAGCGCAAGAAGGGCTGCACTAAGCAGCTGCAGCCGGGCAGTGCTGCGGGCGGCTGTGCCTTCGACGGCGCCAAGATTGCGCTGCAGCCGTTTACCGACGTCGCTCACCTGGTGCATGGTCCGATCGCGTGTGAAGGCAACTCCTGGGACAATCGCGGCGCCGTGTCTTCCGGCTCGAATCTGTGGCGCACCGCATTCACAACCGACATGAACGAAACCGATATCGTATTTGGAGGCGAGAAGCGACTTTGTAAAGCGATCAAGGAAATCGTGGACAAGCGCGACCCGCCCGCCATCTTCGTCTATCAGACCTGCATCCCGGCGATGATCGGTGACGACATCGACGCCGTCTGTAAGGCGGCATCCAAAAGGTTCGGCAAGCCGGTGATCCCGATCAACTCCCCGGGGTTCGTTGGTTCCAAGAACCTCGGTAACAAGCTCGCCGGCGAGGCCCTGCTCGACCATGTAATCGGAACGCGGGAGCCGGACTGCACCACGCCGTACGATATCAACCTGATCGGAGAATACAATCTCTCGGGAGAGCTCTGGCAAGTGAAGCCGTTGCTAGATGAGCTCGGAATCCGGATTCTCTCCTGCATCTCGGGCGATGGCAAATATGGCGAGGTCGCTTCATCCCATCGCGCGCGGGCGGCGATGTTGGTGTGCTCAAAGGCCATGATCAACGTCGCACGCAAGATGGAGGAACGCTACGGGATCCCGTTCTTCGAAGGGTCGTTCTACGGTATCCAGGATTCAAGCGATTCGCTGCGTCAGATTGCCCGCTTGTTGGTTGAACGCGGCGCACCGAAGGATCTGCTCGGGCGCACCGAAGCGGTGATCGCGCGCGAGCAAGCGCGGGCCTGGGCCGCGATCGAGCCATACCAGCCACGTTTGAAAGGCAAGAAGGCTTTGTTGATTACCGGCGGCGTCAAGTCGTGGTCGGTCGTCGCCGCACTGCAGGAAGCCGGGCTCGAATTGGTCGGAACCAGTGTGAAGAAGTCGACAAAGGAGGACAAGCAACGCATCAGGGAGCTTGTGGGGCAAGATGCCCGCATGATCGAGGATATGACGCCGGGGGAAATGGACAAGATGTTGAAGGACGCAAAAGCGGACATCATGCTATCGGGCGGCAAATCGCAGTTCGTCGCGCTGAAAGCGGCGGTGCCCTGGCTTGATATCAACCAGGAGCGTTGCCACGCCTATATGGGCTATGTCGGTGTGGTCAAACTAGTGGAGGAGATCGATAAGTCGCTCTCCAATCCGATGTGGGAGCAGCTACGTCGGCCGGCGCCATGGGAGGCCTTGGCCCGGGCGAAGGTACAGATGCAATCGCCGGTGGCGGGGATTGCCCGCGATCCGGCGCTCGCCGAAACGGCGCGGCGCGCGAGGAAGATCTGCTTCTGTAACACGGTCGATCTCGGCACGATCGAGGATGCGATCTACGGGCATGATCTGAGGACCGTCGAGGCAGTCAGAGAGTACACTAATGCGGTCGGCGGTTGCTGCAAGAGACGTATCGAGGGGATCTTGGTGTCCTCGCCATCTGCCATGCTACAGGCCACAGAATAG
- the nifN gene encoding nitrogenase iron-molybdenum cofactor biosynthesis protein NifN — MAIVTAPTKACAVNPLKMSQPIGGAFAFMGLREAMPLLHGSQGCTSFGLTLFVRHFREAVPLQTTAMSEVSTVLGGYENLEQAILNIYNRAKPKIIGICSTGVTETNGDDVDAYLKLIRDKHPQLAKLALVYVSTPDFKGAFQDGWEKAVARIVELLVERPHVNGLRDPSRVNVLPGCHLTPGDVDELRVILEDFGLRPSFLPDLAGSLDGHIPDEFTATTIGGIGVDEIASMGRAGWTIAIGGQMRRAAEAMQAKSGVPFRLFERLCGLGPNDEFMTFLSEISGRPVPLKYRRQRGQLTDAMLDTHFHIGGRRLAIAAEPDLLFDLSSMLHDMGAQVCAAVTTTPSQVIERIKTKQVLIGDLGDLEELARTKHCDLLITHSHGRQAAARLKIPFYRVGFPMFDRLGAGHQLSVGYRGTRDLIFDIANLVIADREGNHQPTPDRWRAAAAPPPKSGHRSSIGAAERSIA, encoded by the coding sequence ATGGCCATCGTCACGGCGCCGACAAAAGCCTGTGCGGTCAACCCGCTGAAGATGAGCCAGCCGATCGGCGGCGCATTCGCCTTCATGGGGCTGCGTGAGGCGATGCCGCTTCTGCACGGCTCGCAAGGGTGCACTTCCTTCGGGCTCACGCTCTTTGTGCGGCATTTCAGGGAGGCCGTACCGCTGCAGACCACCGCGATGAGCGAGGTCTCGACCGTGCTCGGCGGCTACGAGAATCTCGAGCAGGCGATACTGAATATCTACAACCGCGCCAAGCCAAAGATCATCGGGATCTGCTCGACCGGTGTCACCGAGACCAATGGCGACGATGTGGACGCCTACCTCAAGCTCATCCGGGACAAGCATCCGCAACTCGCGAAATTGGCGCTGGTCTATGTCTCGACGCCCGATTTCAAGGGTGCGTTCCAGGACGGCTGGGAGAAGGCTGTGGCGCGCATCGTGGAGTTGTTGGTGGAGCGGCCCCACGTCAATGGCCTTCGCGATCCCTCGCGAGTGAATGTTCTTCCAGGATGTCACCTCACGCCGGGTGATGTTGACGAACTCCGTGTCATTCTGGAGGATTTTGGGTTGCGGCCGTCCTTCCTGCCTGATCTGGCGGGATCGCTCGATGGGCATATCCCCGATGAGTTTACGGCAACGACCATCGGCGGCATCGGCGTCGACGAAATTGCGAGCATGGGCCGCGCCGGGTGGACGATAGCAATCGGCGGGCAGATGCGGCGCGCGGCAGAGGCCATGCAGGCCAAGAGTGGCGTGCCATTTCGCCTCTTCGAGCGGCTGTGCGGCCTCGGTCCGAACGACGAATTCATGACGTTTTTAAGCGAGATCAGCGGTCGGCCCGTACCATTGAAATATCGGCGCCAGCGCGGCCAGCTCACCGACGCGATGCTGGACACACACTTCCATATTGGCGGTCGCAGACTCGCGATCGCCGCAGAGCCGGATCTCTTATTTGATCTCTCCAGTATGCTGCACGACATGGGTGCGCAGGTGTGCGCGGCCGTAACGACCACGCCGTCGCAGGTGATCGAGCGGATCAAAACCAAGCAGGTGCTAATTGGCGATCTTGGAGATCTGGAAGAGCTTGCCAGAACCAAGCATTGCGACTTGCTGATCACGCATTCGCACGGCAGGCAAGCGGCGGCTCGGCTGAAAATCCCGTTCTATCGTGTGGGGTTTCCGATGTTCGATCGACTTGGCGCAGGACACCAATTATCCGTCGGTTATCGTGGTACGCGCGATTTGATCTTCGACATCGCCAATCTCGTGATCGCGGACCGCGAGGGGAACCATCAGCCTACACCGGACAGATGGCGGGCTGCGGCCGCACCGCCACCGAAATCCGGGCACCGCAGCTCCATCGGTGCAGCCGAGAGGTCCATTGCATGA
- the nifX gene encoding nitrogen fixation protein NifX translates to MKVAFATQDLRRVDAHFGWAKNIAIYDVAPSGHVFLKAVEFEGDLKEDGNDDKLAPKIEAIKDCAILYVAAIGGAGAARVVANKIHPIKVNKPEDILVLLEKLERVLKGTPPPWLRKVMARDQRRTFEFDE, encoded by the coding sequence ATGAAGGTCGCATTCGCCACTCAAGACCTAAGACGCGTCGATGCCCATTTTGGTTGGGCAAAGAATATCGCTATCTACGATGTCGCGCCAAGCGGGCACGTGTTTCTCAAAGCGGTTGAGTTTGAGGGCGATCTCAAGGAAGACGGCAACGACGACAAGTTGGCGCCGAAGATCGAGGCGATTAAGGATTGCGCAATCCTTTACGTCGCCGCTATTGGCGGTGCCGGCGCTGCGCGGGTGGTCGCCAACAAGATCCACCCTATCAAGGTGAACAAGCCAGAAGACATCCTAGTGCTGCTCGAAAAGCTCGAGCGTGTCCTGAAGGGAACTCCACCTCCCTGGCTACGCAAGGTCATGGCGAGGGACCAACGGCGCACTTTCGAGTTCGACGAATGA
- a CDS encoding NifX-associated nitrogen fixation protein translates to MTAEIEQGSAVDLPFLRELVQICRAEDTNGAWEAKSDLELLEPYILDKEKRRALPIVGDPDPDTLWRLELFFNAVALSIERVTGVMIQPILKMHHEGFGRMVLIGGRLIAVNKQLRDVHRFGFDNLAKLAQEGDKYVRDGVDLIRKFPDVANY, encoded by the coding sequence ATGACCGCAGAAATAGAGCAGGGCAGTGCCGTCGATTTGCCGTTCCTCAGGGAGCTAGTCCAGATTTGTCGCGCCGAGGATACCAACGGAGCCTGGGAGGCCAAGAGCGATCTCGAACTGCTCGAACCCTATATCCTGGACAAGGAGAAGCGGCGCGCATTGCCGATTGTCGGCGATCCTGATCCCGATACGCTGTGGCGGCTGGAGCTGTTCTTCAATGCGGTCGCACTCTCGATCGAACGGGTCACCGGCGTGATGATCCAGCCGATCCTGAAGATGCATCATGAAGGCTTTGGCCGCATGGTGCTGATCGGAGGCCGGTTGATCGCCGTGAACAAGCAACTGCGCGATGTGCATCGCTTCGGCTTCGATAACCTCGCAAAGCTCGCGCAGGAGGGTGACAAATATGTCAGGGACGGGGTCGACCTGATCCGGAAATTTCCAGATGTGGCGAATTACTGA
- a CDS encoding CCE_0567 family metalloprotein, whose translation MSDRETLKAELKKLSSKALQAKMDLHDLSEELPINWTSIMAVAQKAHDAFAELERKSHDLKSLENT comes from the coding sequence ATGAGCGATCGTGAAACACTGAAGGCAGAACTGAAGAAGCTGTCGAGCAAAGCGCTGCAAGCCAAAATGGATCTGCACGACCTTTCGGAAGAATTGCCCATCAACTGGACCTCGATCATGGCTGTGGCGCAGAAGGCGCACGATGCTTTTGCCGAACTCGAGCGCAAGAGCCATGATTTAAAGTCGCTGGAAAATACCTAG
- the fdxB gene encoding ferredoxin III, nif-specific, giving the protein MSFATRDGRDWTPDYLISIDAKKCIGCGRCFKVCGRDVMTLKGINEEGELVDLGDDEDDEIEKKIMVLSDQGACIGCGACARVCPANCQTHVSATAEAA; this is encoded by the coding sequence ATGTCATTTGCAACGCGCGATGGCCGCGACTGGACGCCAGACTATCTGATCTCAATCGATGCCAAGAAGTGCATCGGCTGTGGGCGCTGTTTCAAGGTGTGCGGCCGCGATGTCATGACGTTGAAAGGAATCAACGAGGAAGGCGAACTTGTCGACCTCGGCGATGACGAGGACGATGAGATCGAAAAGAAGATCATGGTTCTGAGTGATCAGGGCGCCTGCATCGGCTGCGGCGCCTGCGCCAGGGTTTGCCCGGCCAACTGCCAGACTCACGTTTCAGCCACAGCTGAAGCAGCCTGA
- a CDS encoding cytochrome P450, whose protein sequence is MPEQPLPTLPMWRVDHIEPSPEMLALRANGPLHRVRFPSGHEGWWVTGYDEAKAVLSDAAFRPAGMPPAAFTPDSVVLGSPGWLVSHEGAEHARLRTIVAPAFSDHRVKRLARQVEAIAAQLFETLAAQPQPADLRRHLCFPLPAMVISALMGVLYEDHAFFAGLSDEVMTHQHESGPRSASRLAWEELRAYIGCKMQDKRQDPGDNLLTDLLAAVDQGKATEEEAIGLAAGMLVAGHESTVAQIEFGLLAMLRHPQQRERLVADPSLVDRAVEEILRMYPPGAGWDGIMRYPRTDVTIAGVHIPAESKVLVGLPATSFDPRHFDDPEIFDIGRDGQPHLAFSYGPHHCTGVALARLELKVVFGSIFQRFPALRLAVAPEELKLRKEIITGGFEEFPVHW, encoded by the coding sequence ATGCCCGAACAACCCTTGCCGACGCTGCCGATGTGGCGCGTCGATCACATCGAGCCCTCGCCTGAGATGTTGGCGCTGCGCGCCAACGGTCCGCTCCACCGCGTGCGCTTCCCGTCCGGGCACGAAGGCTGGTGGGTGACGGGCTACGACGAGGCCAAGGCGGTGCTGTCCGACGCGGCGTTCCGGCCCGCGGGAATGCCGCCGGCGGCATTCACCCCGGATTCGGTGGTTCTCGGTTCGCCGGGGTGGCTGGTCTCGCACGAGGGGGCCGAGCATGCCCGGTTGCGCACGATCGTGGCGCCGGCCTTCAGCGACCACAGGGTGAAGCGGCTCGCGCGGCAGGTCGAGGCGATCGCCGCGCAGTTGTTCGAGACGCTGGCGGCCCAGCCCCAGCCCGCCGACCTGCGGCGCCACCTCTGCTTTCCGCTTCCGGCCATGGTCATCAGCGCGCTGATGGGCGTGCTCTACGAGGATCACGCCTTTTTCGCCGGGCTGTCCGACGAGGTGATGACTCACCAGCATGAAAGCGGCCCGCGCAGCGCGTCACGCCTGGCCTGGGAAGAGCTGCGCGCCTACATTGGCTGCAAGATGCAGGACAAGCGCCAGGATCCGGGCGACAACCTGCTGACGGATTTGCTCGCGGCGGTCGACCAGGGCAAGGCGACCGAGGAAGAGGCGATCGGCCTGGCGGCGGGCATGCTGGTGGCAGGTCACGAGAGCACCGTCGCGCAGATCGAATTCGGCCTGCTGGCCATGCTCCGGCATCCGCAACAGCGCGAACGCCTGGTCGCCGATCCATCCCTGGTGGACAGGGCGGTGGAGGAAATTCTGCGCATGTACCCGCCGGGCGCGGGCTGGGACGGCATCATGCGCTATCCAAGGACCGACGTGACCATCGCGGGCGTGCATATTCCCGCGGAGAGCAAGGTGCTGGTCGGCCTGCCGGCGACCTCGTTCGATCCGCGCCATTTCGACGACCCGGAAATCTTCGACATCGGACGCGATGGACAGCCGCACCTGGCGTTCTCCTACGGGCCGCACCATTGCACCGGCGTGGCGCTGGCCAGGCTCGAACTCAAGGTGGTGTTCGGTTCGATCTTCCAGCGCTTTCCCGCGCTGCGCCTGGCCGTGGCGCCCGAAGAACTGAAGTTGCGCAAGGAGATCATCACTGGCGGGTTCGAGGAGTTCCCGGTGCACTGGTGA
- a CDS encoding cytochrome P450, with protein MDMQETTAACRDAFAELASPACVHDPYPFMRWLREHDPVHRAASGLFLLSRHADICWALQATGDALRGPAPAELARYFPRVATSLSLNLLASTLAMKDPPTHTRLRRLISRDFTMGQIDNLRPSIARIVAARLDGMAPALERGEAVDLHREFALALPMLVFAELFGMPPDDMFGLAAGIGAILEGLRPHASDPQLAAADAASARVLAYFGDLIPRKRTDPRHDIVSMLVGAHDDDADTLSDAELIGMLWGMLLGGFATTAATIDHAVLAMLAYPEQRHWLQGDAVGVKAFVEEVLRCDAPVMFSSIPRIAQRDIELRGAVIPKNADVRVLVAAGNRDPDAFADPDRFDPARFYGTSPGMSTGGKIMLSFGHGIHFCLGAQLARVQLAESLPRIQTRFPTLALAEQPAREPSAFLRTFRALPVRLHAQGG; from the coding sequence ATGGACATGCAGGAAACCACGGCAGCATGCCGGGACGCCTTCGCCGAACTGGCGTCGCCAGCGTGCGTCCACGACCCATATCCGTTCATGCGGTGGTTGCGCGAGCACGATCCGGTGCATCGCGCGGCATCGGGCCTCTTTCTGTTGAGCCGCCACGCCGACATCTGCTGGGCGCTCCAGGCCACGGGCGATGCGCTTCGGGGGCCGGCGCCGGCCGAACTGGCGCGCTATTTCCCACGTGTGGCGACCAGCCTGTCGCTCAATCTGCTGGCGTCCACGCTAGCGATGAAGGATCCACCGACGCATACGCGTCTGCGCCGGCTGATCTCGCGCGATTTCACCATGGGCCAGATCGACAACCTGCGGCCGAGCATCGCGCGCATCGTCGCAGCGCGCTTGGACGGCATGGCGCCCGCGCTGGAGCGCGGGGAGGCGGTGGACCTGCATCGGGAATTCGCGCTGGCCTTGCCCATGTTGGTCTTCGCCGAACTGTTCGGCATGCCCCCGGACGACATGTTCGGGCTCGCCGCCGGCATCGGCGCCATTCTGGAAGGCCTGCGCCCGCACGCCAGCGATCCCCAACTCGCCGCGGCGGACGCGGCCAGCGCCAGGGTGCTGGCCTACTTCGGCGACCTCATACCGCGCAAGCGCACCGATCCCCGCCACGACATCGTGTCGATGCTGGTCGGCGCACACGACGACGATGCCGACACGCTGTCGGATGCGGAGTTGATCGGCATGCTGTGGGGCATGCTGCTGGGCGGCTTCGCCACCACTGCTGCGACCATCGACCATGCGGTCCTGGCGATGCTGGCGTATCCCGAACAGCGGCACTGGCTGCAGGGAGACGCCGTGGGGGTGAAGGCATTCGTCGAAGAAGTCCTGCGCTGCGACGCGCCCGTTATGTTCAGCTCCATTCCGCGTATCGCCCAGCGCGACATCGAACTGCGCGGCGCGGTGATCCCGAAGAACGCGGACGTGCGCGTGCTGGTCGCGGCTGGCAATCGCGACCCGGACGCCTTCGCCGATCCCGACCGCTTCGATCCCGCGCGGTTTTACGGCACCAGTCCTGGCATGTCGACCGGCGGAAAGATCATGCTGAGCTTCGGCCACGGCATCCACTTCTGCCTCGGTGCGCAACTGGCCCGGGTGCAGTTGGCCGAGAGCCTGCCGCGGATCCAGACGCGCTTCCCTACGCTGGCATTGGCCGAGCAGCCGGCCCGGGAGCCCTCCGCGTTCCTTAGGACGTTCCGCGCGCTGCCGGTGCGGCTGCATGCGCAGGGGGGCTGA